Proteins from a genomic interval of Hoplias malabaricus isolate fHopMal1 chromosome 13, fHopMal1.hap1, whole genome shotgun sequence:
- the slc25a17l gene encoding peroxisomal membrane protein PMP34, producing MSVNGGAAEALLSYETLVHAVAGAMGSVTAMTVFFPLDTARIRLQVDENRKSKSTPVILAEIAKEEGIMSLYRGWFPVISSLCCSNFVYFYTFNFLKRVMVKDKRQSRPGKDLVMGFISGAVNVLLTTPMWVVNTRLKLQGAKFRNEELHQTHYKGIFDAFSQIIANEGVGTLWNGTLPSLVLVFNPAVQFMFYEAMKRKAGRGGRKVSSVEIFLIGAVAKAIATSATYPLQTVQAILRFGQYKSQEKGGLMGSLRNVLDLLKDRIKRNGLRGLYKGLEAKLLQTVLTAALMFVVYEKIAAVTFKMMGLNKKLKH from the exons ATGTCTGTAAACGGCGGAGCAGCCGAGGCTCTTCTGTCCTATGAGACTCTGGTTCATGCTGTGGCTGGAGCTATG GGCAGTGTGACAGCAATGACAGTGTTCTTCCCTTTGGACACGGCCAGAATCAGGCTTCAGG tggATGAGAACCGGAAGTCTAAATCCACCCCAGTCATCTTGGCTGAGATAGCGAAGGAGGAGGGGAT AATGTCTCTGTACCGTGGCTGGTTTCCCGTCATTTCTAGCCTCTGCTGTTCTAACTTTGTCTACTTCTACACTTTCAACTTCCTGAAGAGAGTGATGGTCAAAGACAAGCGTCAGTCCAGGCCTGGCAAAGATCTAGTCATGGGCTTTATTTCAG GTGCTGTGAATGTGCTCCTGACTACACCAATGTGGGTGGTGAACACTCGGCTAAAGTTGCAGGGAGCCAAGTTCCGGAATGAGGAACTTCACCAGACCCATTACAAGGGAATTTTTG ACGCTTTCTCCCAGATCATAGCTAACGAAGGTGTAGGGACTCTGTGGAATGGTACCCTGCCATCCCTGGTGCTGGTGTTTAATCCAGCTGTGCAGTTCATGTTCTATGAAGCCATGAAGAGGAAGGCAGGGAGAGGAGGGAGAAAG GTTTCATCAGTTGAGATCTTCCTCATTGGTGCCGTTGCCAAAGCTATTGCAACGTCTGCCACTTATCCATTGCAGACCGTCCAGGCTATTCTGAGG TTTGGCCAATACAAATCACAAGAAAAAGGAGGTCTGATGGGCAGCTTGCGTAATGTGCTGGATTTACTAAAAGACAGGATCAA GAGAAATGGACTAAGAGGCTTGTACAAAGGTCTGGAGGCCAAGCTTCTACAGACAGTCCTGACAGCGGCCCTCATGTTTGTAGTGTATGAAAAGATTGCTGCAGTGACCTTCAAAATGATGGGTCTTAATAAGAAACTCAAGCACTAA